The following coding sequences lie in one Rhodohalobacter barkolensis genomic window:
- a CDS encoding 3-hydroxyacyl-CoA dehydrogenase/enoyl-CoA hydratase family protein, whose protein sequence is MTQDKEIKATKNIQNVLVLGSGVMGSQIAAHCVNAGLNVKLLDLKSDDPERPNKTAVESIQKLTKMNPAPLANPEWADRITPGNFEDNLKWAANVDWICEVIVERMDIKKEMMAKLEKVRKPGTIVSSNTSGLPISEISEEVSDEFKAHFLGTHFFNPPRYMKLLEIIPTESTDDAVTKYMTGFCEKILGKGTVICKDTPNFIANRIGVFSMASIMPWFFNGEFRAEEIDFLTGTLTGYSKAATFRTADMAGLDVLHHVAENLYPAVPDDERRELFKVPDGFKKMVEKGAHGNKKGHGFYKKVKGEKGNEYHVIDPETFDYEPQQDVKFESADKAKKEFKTSGERLKYLVNRDDNAGKFLWEIHCDLLLYSANRIPEITDSVEAIDRAMQWGFNWELGPFQRWDAIGVEESVKRMEEEGRDVPDSVMKMLKSGRKSFYKDDGTVYNLATGKAEDLTPPAKGGVTAASLKRNGKEVWGNKSAGLYDMGDGIALFEFRTKQQTLGFELVQSVDKAAGIVKEQFDAMVIGHDNENFSYGANLAEAGQALKSGDFDKVKEAVENFQRVAVGLRYLPFPVIGAVSGRCFGGGVEFMMHCDKVVAHHEFYCGLVELGVGLIPAGGGTKELLLRAMSKVNEEEDADPLPYLKDAFKTIGMAKVSDSAEKAKQLGYLRDTDLIVMNRDLLLATAKQQARSMADAGYRPPAEPKIKLLGQTGMSVLEVTLYIMTEARWASPYDKVLAGKVAKIMTGGDLSETQEVPESYVLKLEREEILKCFQDERTHKRMEHMLKTGKPLRN, encoded by the coding sequence ATGACTCAAGACAAAGAGATTAAGGCTACTAAAAACATCCAAAACGTTCTTGTACTTGGCTCCGGTGTGATGGGCAGCCAGATAGCCGCACACTGTGTGAACGCCGGATTGAATGTAAAACTGCTGGATCTGAAATCAGATGATCCGGAAAGACCGAATAAAACGGCCGTAGAGAGTATTCAGAAACTGACCAAGATGAATCCGGCGCCTCTGGCCAATCCGGAGTGGGCGGATAGAATTACGCCGGGAAATTTTGAGGACAACCTGAAGTGGGCCGCCAATGTCGATTGGATCTGCGAGGTGATTGTGGAACGGATGGACATCAAAAAGGAGATGATGGCCAAACTGGAGAAAGTACGCAAGCCGGGCACCATTGTCAGTTCTAACACCTCAGGCCTGCCAATTTCGGAGATCAGCGAAGAAGTTTCTGATGAGTTTAAAGCGCATTTTCTGGGAACGCACTTTTTCAATCCGCCGCGCTATATGAAGCTGCTGGAAATTATCCCGACCGAAAGTACGGATGATGCGGTAACCAAATACATGACCGGATTTTGCGAAAAAATTCTCGGCAAAGGAACGGTAATCTGTAAGGACACACCCAATTTTATTGCCAACCGAATTGGTGTTTTTTCGATGGCTTCTATTATGCCGTGGTTTTTTAATGGGGAATTCAGAGCTGAAGAGATCGACTTTTTAACCGGAACCCTTACCGGCTACTCTAAAGCTGCAACATTTCGTACCGCAGATATGGCCGGACTCGACGTGTTGCATCACGTGGCCGAAAATCTCTATCCCGCTGTACCGGATGATGAACGGCGGGAGCTCTTTAAAGTACCCGACGGATTCAAGAAAATGGTGGAGAAGGGCGCTCATGGAAATAAGAAGGGTCACGGGTTTTATAAAAAAGTGAAAGGAGAAAAAGGGAACGAGTACCACGTGATTGATCCCGAAACGTTTGATTATGAGCCTCAGCAGGATGTAAAATTTGAATCAGCCGATAAAGCTAAAAAGGAGTTTAAAACCTCCGGTGAGCGATTGAAATATTTGGTGAACCGGGATGATAATGCGGGAAAATTCCTGTGGGAGATTCACTGTGACCTATTGCTATATTCCGCCAACCGTATCCCTGAAATTACGGATTCAGTGGAGGCAATCGACAGGGCGATGCAGTGGGGCTTTAACTGGGAACTTGGCCCTTTTCAGCGCTGGGACGCGATCGGTGTGGAGGAATCGGTCAAGCGTATGGAAGAGGAGGGAAGAGACGTTCCTGATTCTGTGATGAAGATGCTCAAGAGCGGCCGGAAATCATTCTATAAAGATGACGGAACGGTGTACAATCTCGCAACCGGTAAGGCAGAAGATCTGACGCCGCCTGCGAAAGGAGGAGTCACAGCAGCCTCGCTTAAACGTAATGGCAAGGAGGTTTGGGGCAACAAGAGTGCCGGATTGTACGATATGGGTGATGGAATCGCGCTGTTTGAATTCCGCACCAAACAGCAGACGCTCGGTTTCGAATTGGTTCAGTCCGTTGATAAGGCAGCCGGGATTGTGAAAGAACAGTTTGATGCAATGGTGATTGGCCACGATAACGAAAATTTTAGCTATGGAGCGAACCTTGCTGAGGCGGGTCAGGCGCTGAAGAGTGGTGATTTTGACAAAGTAAAAGAGGCTGTGGAAAATTTTCAGCGGGTAGCGGTTGGACTGCGATATCTGCCGTTTCCGGTGATTGGTGCCGTATCGGGCCGATGTTTTGGCGGGGGTGTGGAGTTTATGATGCACTGCGACAAGGTGGTGGCTCACCACGAGTTCTACTGTGGACTTGTAGAGTTGGGTGTGGGATTGATTCCGGCCGGTGGCGGAACCAAAGAGCTGCTTTTGAGGGCAATGAGTAAAGTCAATGAAGAGGAGGATGCCGATCCGTTGCCATACCTGAAAGATGCATTCAAAACGATTGGAATGGCGAAAGTTTCCGACAGTGCTGAAAAAGCTAAACAACTTGGATACCTGCGCGATACCGATCTGATTGTAATGAACCGGGATCTGCTGCTGGCTACTGCCAAACAGCAGGCGAGGTCAATGGCGGATGCGGGATATCGCCCACCGGCAGAGCCGAAGATCAAGCTGCTTGGGCAGACCGGAATGAGTGTGCTGGAAGTAACACTTTACATTATGACAGAGGCACGATGGGCGTCACCGTATGATAAAGTGCTGGCCGGAAAAGTAGCCAAAATCATGACCGGCGGCGATCTCAGTGAAACCCAGGAAGTGCCCGAATCATATGTACTGAAACTCGAGCGTGAAGAAATCCTGAAGTGCTTTCAGGATGAACGGACACACAAGAGGATGGAGCACATGCTGAAGACCGGGAAACCGCTTAGAAATTAG
- a CDS encoding AMP-dependent synthetase/ligase translates to MKYSPTTLPDLLDKGLEKYTDSRFAVTKRNGNWIKTSKIEFVEKVRNFAMGLYELGVRPGDKVSIHSENCAEWIICDLAILSIGAANVPIYSTQPGDQIKYILENSEAKVHIVSDEEMFAETKSLIKDVKNVKAIISIHQTKHKKLKLFDAVIKSGQKYAEENPELFDQLKSEVKPDDIATLIYTSGTTGVPKGVMLTHNNIASNVQYSLDRLPFEEERFKGENVLSYLPLSHVFERMIDYMYVAMGSEIYYIETIDEIRDDFLYVKPFFLATVPRLLEKIQTGVKVRGQEFSGLKKNLYYWAIYRTEEYDPEHPPTGLEAIKHKIADKLVYSKIRDMFGGNLSGVVSGGAALSPEVFQFMNAIGIICVQGYGLTETSPVISVQNPGNMRIGTSGKPLEDVEVKIAEDKEILVRGPNVMKGYYNMPEQTAEVLNEDGWFKTGDIGKLDDDGFLYITDRKKSMFKLSTGKYVAPQNIENKLINSGYIDQVVVIGYQRKFCSALIVPTYDNVIKRLKRDRYTPEKPYSKDDKVRELIQKEVDKTNKELSPWEQVKKFVLLEEPLSIDSGELTPTMKVKRSVVKEKYDEEIESMYQEE, encoded by the coding sequence ATGAAATATAGTCCTACCACACTACCGGACCTCCTGGATAAAGGATTGGAAAAGTATACAGACAGCAGATTTGCTGTGACCAAGCGGAATGGAAACTGGATAAAAACTTCAAAAATAGAGTTTGTAGAGAAAGTCCGGAATTTTGCGATGGGGCTTTATGAGTTGGGTGTAAGGCCGGGTGATAAGGTGTCTATTCACTCAGAAAACTGTGCCGAATGGATTATCTGTGATTTGGCAATCTTAAGTATAGGAGCTGCGAATGTACCAATCTACTCCACGCAGCCGGGTGACCAGATCAAATATATATTAGAGAATTCGGAGGCAAAGGTTCACATTGTTTCTGATGAGGAGATGTTTGCTGAAACAAAATCGCTTATTAAAGATGTGAAAAATGTAAAGGCCATTATTTCTATCCATCAAACAAAGCATAAAAAACTAAAACTCTTTGATGCAGTTATTAAGTCCGGACAGAAATATGCGGAAGAGAATCCGGAACTGTTTGATCAGTTAAAGAGTGAAGTAAAACCGGACGACATTGCTACACTGATCTATACATCCGGAACAACAGGAGTTCCCAAGGGAGTGATGCTGACTCACAATAACATTGCATCCAATGTACAGTATTCCTTAGATCGCTTGCCATTTGAAGAAGAGAGGTTCAAAGGTGAGAATGTTCTTTCGTATCTGCCGCTTTCGCATGTTTTTGAGCGAATGATCGACTACATGTATGTTGCGATGGGAAGTGAAATCTACTACATCGAAACAATTGATGAGATCAGGGATGATTTCTTGTATGTGAAACCATTCTTCCTGGCTACGGTGCCACGTTTACTTGAAAAAATCCAAACCGGGGTAAAAGTTCGTGGACAGGAATTTTCGGGGTTGAAAAAGAATCTTTATTACTGGGCGATTTACAGGACCGAAGAGTATGACCCGGAGCACCCACCAACCGGATTGGAGGCAATAAAACATAAAATTGCAGATAAACTGGTTTATAGTAAAATCAGGGATATGTTTGGAGGAAATCTGTCCGGTGTTGTAAGCGGAGGGGCTGCGCTATCACCGGAAGTGTTTCAATTTATGAATGCAATAGGCATAATCTGTGTGCAGGGTTATGGATTAACCGAAACCTCTCCGGTAATTAGTGTGCAAAATCCGGGTAACATGAGAATTGGGACATCCGGTAAACCACTGGAAGATGTTGAGGTAAAGATTGCTGAAGACAAAGAGATTCTGGTACGCGGACCAAATGTTATGAAAGGATATTACAACATGCCGGAACAAACGGCCGAAGTTCTAAATGAAGACGGTTGGTTTAAAACCGGCGATATTGGAAAGTTAGATGACGATGGCTTCCTTTATATAACCGATCGAAAAAAATCGATGTTTAAACTTTCGACCGGTAAATACGTGGCACCGCAAAATATTGAAAATAAGCTGATCAACAGCGGTTATATCGACCAGGTTGTAGTGATCGGTTATCAAAGAAAATTCTGTTCAGCTCTCATTGTTCCAACATATGATAATGTTATCAAACGATTGAAAAGAGATCGATACACACCCGAAAAGCCATATTCAAAAGATGATAAGGTTAGGGAATTGATTCAGAAAGAGGTAGACAAAACGAACAAGGAATTATCTCCATGGGAACAGGTAAAAAAATTCGTTCTGCTTGAAGAACCTCTATCGATAGACAGTGGTGAGCTTACTCCAACCATGAAGGTGAAGCGTTCGGTAGTGAAAGAGAAGTATGATGAAGAGATCGAATCTATGTATCAGGAAGAGTAG
- a CDS encoding hotdog fold thioesterase — protein MNSDNHSHIEIENEIRDKAEHMISGNKKNMGDALGIEFKKFSRTEMIAEMPVNENTVQPFGILHGGASVALAETLASIGAWLNLTDDSKTAVGLEINANHIKAVRIGQKVKGIAKPIHRGAQTQVWETRIETESGKLVSISRCTLAIIQNKRA, from the coding sequence ATGAACAGTGATAACCACTCCCATATTGAAATTGAAAACGAAATCAGAGACAAAGCAGAACATATGATTTCCGGTAATAAAAAAAATATGGGGGATGCTTTGGGAATAGAATTCAAAAAATTCAGCCGAACAGAAATGATTGCTGAAATGCCCGTAAATGAAAATACTGTGCAGCCATTCGGAATACTTCATGGTGGCGCCTCTGTTGCTCTTGCAGAAACATTAGCTTCAATTGGAGCGTGGCTTAATTTAACCGATGATTCCAAAACGGCCGTGGGGCTCGAAATTAACGCGAATCACATCAAAGCTGTCCGAATTGGACAAAAAGTAAAAGGAATTGCAAAACCGATTCATCGCGGAGCACAAACGCAGGTTTGGGAAACACGCATTGAAACTGAGTCTGGCAAACTGGTAAGCATTTCCAGATGTACACTGGCTATTATTCAGAACAAGAGAGCATAA
- a CDS encoding dipeptidyl-peptidase 3 family protein yields the protein MLHNKILSTALITLLAVGAFVSCSNTAEENTEDAMTIEDRLEQYTPFELNADMSQLSENQKEMISLLIDAAEAMEEVFWMQAYGDKDQLMNSLERDEERRFAEINYGPWDRLNGNEPFVEGVGEKPLGANFYPADMSKDEFEAWDSDSKDDLYTIVRRDDDGELLTIPYHEAYSVQHQYAADKLREAAELAEEPGLKNYLELRAEALLTDDYQESDMAWLDMKDNMIEVVIGPIETYEDRLYGYKAAHETFVLIKDMEWSERLSKYAALLPDLQRGLPVPDEYKTEEPGTDSDLNAYDAVYYAGDANAGSKTIAINLPNDEEVQLAKGTRRLQLKNSMQAKYDKILVEIADLLIVEDQRQHLTFDAFFSNTMFHEVAHGLGIKNTIDGNGTVRSALKEHASALEEGKADVLGLYMISELRNDGTVTEGQIEDNYTTFVASIFRSIRFGTSSAHGMANLIRFNYFIENGAILYDEDEQAYRVDFERIEDVTNQLSEQILTFQGDGDYEGVDAFVEQYGQVGEGLRNSLNRLSDAGIPTDITFEQGKDILGLD from the coding sequence ATGTTACACAACAAAATTTTGAGTACAGCCCTGATAACACTGCTGGCAGTAGGTGCCTTCGTGTCATGTAGTAACACCGCTGAGGAAAATACTGAAGATGCAATGACTATTGAGGACAGATTGGAGCAATACACTCCATTTGAGCTAAATGCGGACATGTCGCAGTTGAGTGAGAATCAAAAGGAGATGATTTCTCTTTTGATAGATGCTGCTGAAGCGATGGAGGAAGTTTTCTGGATGCAGGCTTATGGTGATAAAGATCAGTTAATGAACTCTTTAGAACGTGACGAAGAGAGGCGATTTGCTGAAATTAACTACGGCCCATGGGATCGCTTGAATGGAAATGAGCCATTTGTTGAAGGAGTTGGGGAGAAACCATTAGGAGCGAATTTCTATCCCGCTGATATGAGTAAGGATGAGTTTGAAGCCTGGGATTCGGATTCAAAAGATGATCTCTACACAATCGTGCGTCGGGATGATGACGGAGAGCTTTTAACCATACCTTATCACGAAGCCTATTCTGTACAACACCAATATGCAGCGGATAAACTTCGCGAAGCTGCGGAACTTGCCGAAGAACCCGGTTTAAAAAACTATCTTGAATTAAGAGCTGAAGCACTACTCACGGACGATTATCAGGAGAGCGACATGGCCTGGTTGGACATGAAAGATAATATGATTGAAGTGGTAATCGGGCCAATCGAAACGTACGAAGACCGACTCTATGGGTACAAAGCAGCACACGAAACGTTTGTATTGATTAAAGATATGGAGTGGAGCGAGAGGTTGTCGAAATATGCAGCTTTATTGCCGGATCTGCAGAGAGGTCTGCCTGTGCCGGATGAATATAAAACGGAAGAACCCGGAACTGACTCCGACTTGAATGCCTATGATGCCGTTTACTATGCCGGAGATGCAAACGCCGGTTCCAAAACGATTGCAATTAATCTTCCGAACGATGAAGAAGTTCAGTTGGCAAAAGGAACACGCAGACTCCAGCTAAAAAATTCAATGCAGGCAAAATATGATAAAATCCTGGTAGAAATCGCAGATCTGCTCATTGTGGAAGATCAGCGGCAACATCTTACATTTGATGCATTTTTCAGCAACACCATGTTCCACGAAGTTGCTCACGGACTAGGTATCAAAAATACCATCGACGGAAATGGTACCGTGCGTTCGGCGTTGAAAGAGCACGCATCAGCCCTTGAAGAGGGAAAAGCGGATGTATTAGGCCTTTACATGATTTCGGAGCTTCGTAATGATGGCACGGTAACTGAAGGTCAGATCGAGGATAACTATACAACATTTGTTGCCAGCATTTTTCGGTCTATTCGATTTGGAACGAGCAGTGCCCATGGAATGGCAAACTTAATTCGTTTCAACTATTTCATTGAGAATGGAGCCATTTTGTATGATGAAGATGAGCAAGCCTATCGTGTGGACTTTGAGAGGATTGAAGATGTAACCAATCAGCTTTCGGAACAGATTTTAACATTCCAAGGCGATGGCGATTACGAAGGCGTGGATGCGTTTGTAGAGCAATATGGGCAGGTTGGAGAAGGGCTCAGGAACTCACTCAATCGACTATCTGATGCAGGAATCCCTACAGACATCACGTTTGAACAGGGTAAAGATATTCTTGGTCTGGACTAA
- a CDS encoding carbonic anhydrase family protein encodes MSIKNIVFFIIYISLAVLSVACTAQTSENETNGNIELSSEVMTKESQDAITPEEILQGLKDGNERYRNNDLTPRDYPAQVRNTADGQYPEAVVIACIDSRVPVENIFDKGVGDIFVARVAGNFVNEDILGSTEFATAVAGSKVVVVMGHEHCGAVKSAIDDVEMGNITALLSNIKPAVERAEESYEGDETSSNDEFVTEVAHTNVRYTIEQMRERSSIISELERNGEVVIAGAFYDLDTGEVIFLD; translated from the coding sequence ATGTCTATTAAAAACATTGTATTTTTCATCATTTATATTTCTCTGGCAGTTTTATCTGTAGCATGTACTGCACAAACATCAGAAAACGAAACCAACGGTAACATTGAGCTTTCAAGTGAAGTGATGACCAAAGAATCGCAAGATGCCATCACACCGGAAGAAATTCTTCAGGGCTTGAAGGATGGAAATGAGCGCTATAGAAACAATGATCTTACACCGCGAGACTATCCTGCACAGGTAAGAAATACAGCTGACGGGCAATATCCGGAAGCTGTTGTCATTGCCTGTATAGACAGCCGTGTTCCCGTAGAAAATATCTTTGATAAGGGTGTTGGAGATATTTTTGTTGCCCGGGTTGCCGGTAACTTTGTGAACGAAGACATCCTGGGCAGTACCGAATTTGCAACGGCGGTAGCCGGTTCAAAAGTAGTAGTGGTTATGGGGCATGAGCATTGTGGAGCCGTTAAATCGGCTATTGATGATGTGGAAATGGGCAATATCACCGCGTTACTTTCAAACATTAAACCCGCAGTTGAACGTGCTGAAGAATCATACGAGGGTGATGAGACTTCATCCAATGATGAATTTGTCACAGAAGTTGCGCATACCAATGTGCGTTATACTATCGAGCAAATGAGAGAACGCAGCTCAATCATTTCTGAGCTCGAAAGAAACGGTGAAGTAGTTATTGCCGGAGCGTTTTATGATCTGGATACAGGTGAAGTCATTTTCCTTGACTAA
- the paaA gene encoding 1,2-phenylacetyl-CoA epoxidase subunit PaaA has translation MDTQDQLKEFQQRIDNGEKIEPKDWMPERYRKQLTRIMSQHAHSEIVGMLPEGNWITRAPSLKRKLVLLAKVQDEAGHGLYLYSGTETLGVKRQELIEDYLYGNAKYSSIFNYPTLTYADICVIGWLVDGAAIVNQTMLAKSSYGPYSRANIRICKEESFHKKQGYEMLAKMADGTAEQKKMAQDAVNRWWWATLMMFGPHDTDSPNSAELIKWGVKTKTNDELRQHFVDRMVMEAEAIGIELPDPDLTYNEETGHWEFGDIPWDEFWSVVKGDGPMNRERIKARRKAYEEGEWVREAAKEYARKKRLQDEKAS, from the coding sequence ATGGATACTCAGGATCAACTTAAAGAATTTCAGCAGCGAATTGATAACGGCGAGAAAATCGAACCAAAAGATTGGATGCCCGAACGCTACCGAAAACAACTGACTCGAATTATGAGTCAGCATGCGCACTCCGAAATTGTGGGAATGCTCCCCGAAGGTAACTGGATCACCCGTGCACCGTCTCTTAAACGAAAATTGGTTCTACTTGCCAAAGTTCAGGACGAAGCCGGCCACGGACTCTATCTCTATAGCGGAACAGAAACGTTGGGAGTTAAGCGCCAGGAACTGATTGAAGACTACCTTTATGGAAATGCAAAATATTCGAGCATTTTCAACTATCCGACGCTCACTTATGCAGATATCTGTGTTATAGGCTGGTTGGTAGACGGTGCGGCGATTGTCAATCAAACGATGCTGGCTAAATCTTCTTATGGTCCCTATTCAAGAGCTAATATCAGGATTTGTAAAGAAGAGAGTTTCCATAAAAAACAAGGGTACGAAATGTTGGCCAAAATGGCTGATGGTACTGCTGAACAGAAAAAAATGGCGCAGGACGCCGTAAACCGCTGGTGGTGGGCTACTCTGATGATGTTTGGCCCGCACGATACCGATTCCCCAAATAGTGCAGAACTCATCAAGTGGGGTGTGAAAACCAAAACCAATGATGAACTCAGACAACACTTTGTAGACCGCATGGTGATGGAGGCCGAAGCAATTGGAATTGAACTTCCCGATCCGGATCTGACCTATAATGAAGAAACCGGTCACTGGGAGTTTGGCGATATTCCATGGGATGAATTCTGGAGTGTTGTAAAAGGTGACGGGCCTATGAACCGTGAACGTATTAAAGCACGGCGCAAAGCTTATGAAGAGGGAGAGTGGGTGCGTGAAGCAGCTAAAGAGTACGCCCGAAAGAAACGACTACAGGACGAAAAAGCGTCGTAA
- the paaB gene encoding 1,2-phenylacetyl-CoA epoxidase subunit PaaB: MTENSTENTEWPLWEVFYQPKDGKPFEHAGSVHAADAEMALQNARDTYARRSEGIAFWVVPSDQIVASTPEDVGPFFDPANDKPYRHPQFYSVPRAVKKRK; this comes from the coding sequence ATGACAGAAAATTCTACAGAAAACACGGAATGGCCATTGTGGGAAGTCTTTTATCAGCCGAAAGACGGTAAACCTTTTGAGCACGCAGGTAGCGTTCATGCAGCCGATGCCGAGATGGCACTTCAAAATGCCCGCGATACCTATGCCCGGCGAAGTGAGGGAATTGCTTTTTGGGTAGTTCCATCCGATCAGATAGTGGCATCCACACCGGAAGATGTAGGACCATTTTTTGATCCCGCAAACGACAAACCCTATCGCCACCCTCAATTCTATAGTGTACCACGAGCCGTTAAAAAACGAAAATAG
- the paaC gene encoding 1,2-phenylacetyl-CoA epoxidase subunit PaaC: MSTFDTIPKTQQEALVETLLRLADDRLILGHRISEWAGHGPELEEDLALANIALDMIGHASALYTYAAELEGKADEDYYAYFRDDIDFKNIALCELPRGDFAFTIARIFLFSTFSYFLYQKLIDIVEDEQFNGMLQKHFKEIKYHLRHSREWVLRLGDGTEESHQKIQEAFDEIWMYSGEMFDLDEADQVAIQNNLFVDTSDFREEWEKLVVDTLEEATLNVPDMEQYMFSGSRQGRHTEHLGRLLAEMQFLRRSYPDADWK, from the coding sequence ATGAGTACATTCGACACAATACCGAAAACACAACAGGAAGCTTTGGTTGAAACTCTGCTTCGGCTGGCTGATGACCGTTTAATTTTAGGTCACCGAATCTCTGAATGGGCCGGTCACGGTCCGGAATTGGAAGAAGATCTCGCTCTGGCAAACATAGCCCTCGATATGATTGGCCACGCTTCGGCACTCTACACCTACGCCGCTGAGTTGGAAGGAAAAGCGGATGAGGATTACTACGCTTATTTCCGAGACGATATCGACTTTAAAAATATTGCATTATGTGAACTGCCCCGAGGAGATTTTGCTTTTACCATTGCACGAATTTTCCTTTTTAGCACTTTCAGTTACTTTCTCTATCAAAAACTCATTGATATCGTTGAAGATGAACAGTTCAATGGAATGCTGCAAAAACACTTCAAGGAAATAAAGTACCATCTGCGCCACAGCCGTGAATGGGTTCTGAGGTTGGGCGACGGTACGGAGGAGAGTCATCAAAAAATTCAGGAAGCCTTTGATGAGATCTGGATGTACTCAGGTGAAATGTTTGACCTGGATGAAGCTGATCAGGTTGCCATTCAAAACAATCTTTTTGTCGATACGTCAGATTTTAGAGAAGAATGGGAGAAGCTTGTCGTTGATACATTAGAAGAAGCCACTTTGAATGTGCCGGATATGGAACAGTATATGTTCTCAGGCTCGCGACAGGGACGCCATACCGAGCATTTGGGTCGACTTTTAGCCGAAATGCAGTTTTTGCGACGATCCTATCCGGATGCGGACTGGAAGTAA
- a CDS encoding four helix bundle protein, producing the protein MHNFKELHVWQRSVELATEIYQLTKTYPKNEMYGLISQIRRCSVSVSSNIAEGAGRSGKKEFRHFLNIAYGSSFELETQLFISNNLGYLDQAKFEFLNEKIVELQKMLYKLI; encoded by the coding sequence ATGCATAATTTTAAAGAGCTTCACGTTTGGCAAAGATCAGTTGAATTGGCAACTGAAATTTATCAGCTAACTAAGACCTACCCTAAAAATGAGATGTATGGCCTTATATCTCAGATTCGCAGATGTTCAGTTTCAGTAAGTTCAAATATTGCTGAAGGTGCCGGCAGGTCTGGTAAAAAAGAATTCAGACATTTTTTGAATATTGCTTACGGATCTTCTTTTGAATTGGAAACTCAGCTTTTCATCTCAAACAATCTGGGCTATCTAGATCAAGCAAAGTTTGAATTTCTCAATGAAAAAATTGTAGAACTTCAAAAGATGCTCTACAAACTCATATAA
- the paaD gene encoding 1,2-phenylacetyl-CoA epoxidase subunit PaaD, which produces MKTDQTISKQNIWSYLEEVIDPEIPVLNVVEMGIVRDVEIESDQVVVKITPTYSGCPAMNAIEVAIHEKLTEKGLESFKVVTDFKESWTTDWMTDHAKKKLKEYGIAPPEKTGDDSDFLTSLKGSQKIVPCPYCDSMDTKLQSEFGSTACKSQYYCNECHQPFEHFKCI; this is translated from the coding sequence TTGAAAACAGATCAAACCATATCGAAACAAAATATCTGGTCGTACCTCGAGGAGGTGATCGATCCGGAAATACCTGTGTTAAATGTTGTCGAAATGGGAATTGTTCGGGATGTTGAGATTGAGAGTGATCAGGTCGTTGTGAAAATTACCCCCACATACTCCGGATGTCCGGCAATGAACGCTATTGAGGTCGCCATTCATGAAAAATTAACCGAAAAAGGGTTAGAGTCGTTTAAAGTAGTTACAGATTTCAAGGAGAGCTGGACCACCGATTGGATGACCGATCACGCCAAAAAGAAGCTGAAAGAGTACGGTATTGCTCCGCCTGAAAAAACCGGTGATGACTCCGACTTTCTCACATCATTAAAGGGTTCACAAAAAATAGTACCTTGCCCCTATTGCGATTCAATGGATACAAAACTTCAAAGTGAGTTTGGTTCCACAGCATGCAAATCGCAATACTACTGCAATGAGTGCCATCAGCCGTTTGAACACTTTAAATGTATCTGA